The Acidovorax sp. RAC01 genomic sequence GCCGTTTGGCAACGTGCTTGGACGTGCAGACCAATACTCCCCCTGAGTAATTGGCTTTTTCAAGCCCCTTGGGCAGGCGGAATAAGCACCTATCTTTTATACTGCCTCCCAGTACTTCTGATTTACTGGTAACCGTCGACGCCCGCCCATGCCCCACACCGCCGAAGACAAGCAACGTGCCATCACACGGCTGCGCCGCATCAAAGGCCAGGCCGAGGCGCTGGAGCGTGCCGTGGAGGCTGGCAGCGACTGCGCCCCGATCCTGCAGCAGCTGGCGGCCATGCGTGGCGCCGTGCACGGGCTGATGGCCGACCTGCTGGACAGCCATGTGCGCGAGACGCTGGCCGAAAAGCCGGCGCCCTCGCAGGCAGCGGTCGAGGAAACCCTGGCGCTGCTGCGCTCGTACCTGAAATGACCCCTGCGCATACCGATCCATGCGTTCACACGCAGCCGCGTCACGCCGTCGGCGCGGGTGGCGCTGCGCGAACGCTGCACCCGTCCTGAATACCGCATCCACCCCCTGCGCCTGACAGCGCCCCGAGCCTTCCCGTCCCATCCGTTTTCGCCAAGGAGCCACCCCATGAAATCCCGTGCCGCCGTTGCCTTCAAAGCCGGAGAACCCCTGCAGATCGTCGAGATCGACGTCGCCCCGCCCCAAAAGGGCGAAGTCCTGATCCGCATCACCGACACGGGCGTGTGCCACACCGATGCCTTCACCCTGAGCGGCGAAGACCCCGAAGGCCTTTTCCCCGTGGTGCTGGGCCATGAAGGCGCGGGCATCGTGGTGGAAGTGGGCGAAGGCGTGACCAGCGTGAAGCCGGGTGACCACGTCATCCCGCTGTACACCGCCGAATGCGGCGAGTGCCTGTTCTGCAAGAGCGGCAAGACCAACCTGTGCGTGGCGGTGCGTGCCACGCAGGGCAAGGGCGTGATGCCCGATGGCACCACGCGTTTCAGCTACAACGGCCAGCCCATCTACCACTACATGGGCTGCAGCACCTTCAGCGAATACACCGTGGTGGCCGAGGTCTCGCTCGCCAAGGTCAACCCCAAGGCCAACCCCGAGCAGGTCTGCCTGCTGGGCTGCGGCGTGACCACCGGCCTGGGCGCCGTCAAGAACACCGCCAAGGTGCAGGAGGGCGACACCGTGGCCGTATTCGGCTTGGGCGGCATTGGCCTGGCCGTGATCCAGGGTGCCAAGCTGGCCAAGGCCGGGCGGATCATCGCCATTGATACCAACCCCAGCAAGTTCGACCTGGCGCGCACCTTTGGCGCCACCGACTGCATCAACCCCAAGGATTTCGACAAGCCGATTCAGCAAGTGATCGTGGAGATGACAACCTGGGGCGTGGACCATTCGTTCGAGTGCATCGGCAACGTCAACGTGAT encodes the following:
- a CDS encoding metal/formaldehyde-sensitive transcriptional repressor, producing the protein MPHTAEDKQRAITRLRRIKGQAEALERAVEAGSDCAPILQQLAAMRGAVHGLMADLLDSHVRETLAEKPAPSQAAVEETLALLRSYLK
- a CDS encoding S-(hydroxymethyl)glutathione dehydrogenase/class III alcohol dehydrogenase, encoding MKSRAAVAFKAGEPLQIVEIDVAPPQKGEVLIRITDTGVCHTDAFTLSGEDPEGLFPVVLGHEGAGIVVEVGEGVTSVKPGDHVIPLYTAECGECLFCKSGKTNLCVAVRATQGKGVMPDGTTRFSYNGQPIYHYMGCSTFSEYTVVAEVSLAKVNPKANPEQVCLLGCGVTTGLGAVKNTAKVQEGDTVAVFGLGGIGLAVIQGAKLAKAGRIIAIDTNPSKFDLARTFGATDCINPKDFDKPIQQVIVEMTTWGVDHSFECIGNVNVMRAALECAHRGWGQSVIIGVAGAGQEISTRPFQLVTGRKWLGTAFGGVKGRSELPGMVEDAMAGRIQLEPFVTHTMGLKDINEAFDLMHEGKSIRSVVKYAAA